The Coffea arabica cultivar ET-39 chromosome 4e, Coffea Arabica ET-39 HiFi, whole genome shotgun sequence genome includes a window with the following:
- the LOC140005621 gene encoding uncharacterized protein yields the protein MNDQCPEWRLFFDGASNSFGAGIGAVLVSPEGKHYPGSAKLRFFCTNNMAEYEACIFGLNMALEMEIKDLLVFSDSYLLVHQTLKEWITRDSKILPYHCSLLELANKFRSLEFRHIPRVRNVFADALATLS from the coding sequence ATGAATGATCAATGCCCGGAGTGGAGGTTGTTCTTTGACGGTGCATCAAATTCCTTCGGCGCTGGTATTGGAGCTGTTCTAGTTTCGCCTGAAGGGAAGCATTACCCTGGTTCGGCCAAACTCCGATTTTTCTGTACTAACAATATGGCCGAATATGAAGCGTGCATTTTTGGGTTAAACATGGCGTTAGAAATGGAGATTAAGGATTTACTAGTGTTCAGCGATTCATATTTGCTTGTACATCAGACTCTCAAGGAGTGGATCACTCGAGATTCAAAGATCTTGCCTTATCATTGCAGCTTACTGGAGTTAGCGAATAAGTTTAGGAGTTTGGAGTTTCGGCACATTCCCCGTGTCCGAAATGTCTTTGCCGATGCTTTGGCCACTTTATCTTGA